A single region of the Echinimonas agarilytica genome encodes:
- the yciA gene encoding acyl-CoA thioester hydrolase YciA: MAPNIDKPEGKLILRTLAMPADTNANGDIFGGWIMSQMDIAGGILAKEIAKSRTVTIAVDSMKFIKSVKVGDVVCCYGHIEKIGNTSITLGLEVWVEPVLREDEEHHFLVTEACFTYVAIDSSGKKRQIPKE, translated from the coding sequence ATGGCGCCAAACATAGACAAACCGGAAGGGAAACTCATTCTCCGCACGCTGGCAATGCCGGCCGACACCAACGCCAATGGAGATATTTTTGGCGGCTGGATCATGTCGCAGATGGATATTGCAGGTGGAATCCTTGCCAAAGAGATTGCCAAAAGCCGCACTGTTACCATTGCTGTAGACAGCATGAAGTTCATTAAATCGGTTAAGGTCGGCGATGTTGTGTGCTGTTATGGCCACATCGAGAAAATTGGAAACACTTCAATTACGCTAGGCTTAGAAGTATGGGTGGAACCTGTTTTGCGAGAAGATGAAGAACATCACTTTTTGGTGACTGAAGCTTGCTTCACTTACGTGGCCATTGACTCAAGTGGCAAAAAGCGTCAGATCCCTAAAGAATAA
- a CDS encoding putative RNA methyltransferase — protein sequence MMMNTKGITCPLDGTLLIAEQGRLVCPNGHSFDLARQGYCHLLPVQEKRSADPGDSKAMVNARSDFLDAGLYQPIAELMIEQLVHNIAALDQVVIADAGCGEGYYLNALSQHLSKMEQSARLIGFDISKWAVARACRRNRDITWLVASNRNPPIAPDYIDTMLCMFGFPQYPAFAKCIKPGGYLLMLDGGPAHLIELREHIYEQVNDTKPFNAEPALSAGFERVSETRLTVPKVEIPQHLLASLLLMTPHFFRASEAAKEALLALPRISVTIDVECRVYQLKAPD from the coding sequence ATGATGATGAACACAAAGGGCATCACTTGCCCATTAGATGGCACATTGCTCATTGCGGAGCAAGGACGACTCGTATGTCCAAATGGCCATAGTTTTGATCTTGCTCGCCAAGGGTATTGTCACCTGCTGCCAGTTCAAGAAAAACGTTCAGCCGACCCCGGTGATAGCAAAGCCATGGTCAACGCTCGTAGTGATTTTTTAGATGCGGGTTTATACCAACCCATCGCTGAATTGATGATAGAACAACTGGTCCACAATATCGCAGCGCTAGATCAAGTTGTAATTGCAGATGCAGGGTGTGGAGAGGGGTATTATCTCAATGCACTTAGCCAACATTTATCGAAAATGGAGCAATCTGCTCGCTTAATTGGATTCGATATTTCTAAATGGGCGGTTGCAAGAGCTTGCCGTCGCAACCGGGATATCACGTGGCTGGTGGCAAGCAATCGAAACCCTCCCATTGCGCCCGACTATATTGACACTATGCTGTGTATGTTTGGGTTTCCGCAATATCCAGCATTTGCCAAGTGTATTAAACCCGGTGGTTATTTGCTGATGCTTGATGGTGGCCCTGCGCATCTGATTGAGTTGCGAGAGCATATTTATGAGCAGGTTAATGACACCAAGCCTTTTAATGCTGAGCCTGCATTGAGTGCTGGTTTTGAGCGGGTGTCAGAGACTCGGCTCACTGTGCCTAAAGTAGAAATACCCCAGCATTTATTGGCCTCCTTACTATTGATGACGCCACACTTCTTTCGCGCATCAGAAGCGGCTAAAGAAGCGCTACTGGCTCTGCCGAGGATTTCGGTGACGATTGATGTAGAGTGCCGCGTATATCAGCTCAAAGCGCCAGATTAG